From Nocardia sp. NBC_00416:
GGCGCAAATACAGCGGGACCAGCGGTTCGGGGGATACACCGGATAGCAGTGCGGGTGCCGCCACGCGCACCAGACCGGCGGGTGTCGGGGTCTGCACACTCAGCGCGGGTAGCGCGAACAACGCGGTGTGCGCTGCGGATCCGGCGATCGTGCTCGCGCCCGCCGCCGACAGATCGCCGGGTTTGCTGACCTCGGGTCCGGTGACCCGGCGTAGACCGTGGTCACGGTAGCGCGCGGCGTACACCTCACGACGCCGGGCGTCGGTGACCACCAGTAGTTCGTCGTCCGGGCCGAGTTCGGGCGCGCAGTCGGCGGCGATCGCGTCCAGGCTGCAGACACCGTGTACCGGGATCCCCAGCGCGTCACCGAATGCGGCGGCGGTCGCCATACCGACCCGCAAGCCGGTGAACGGACCCGGCCCGATACCGGTGACGACCACCGCGATATCGGCGCGCGACACCCCGGCTTCGGATAGACATTCCAGGATCAGCGGAGTGAGCGCCTCGGCATGGGCGCGGGCATCGACGACTACCCGGGCGGCCAGGGTGCGCGGGCGAACAGCGTCCGAGGTGTTCGCGCCGACGGCCGCCTGCTCCAGTTCGACGAGCCCCGCCGTGACTGCGGGCGTCGCGGTGTCGACAGCAAGTGCAAGCATGATCTGGTCAACGATACCGGGTGACCCGTCCCACACGGTGGTGGCGCACGGCGTCCCAGCAGCCCGGTTGCCGATCCGCGTGCCCCTATCGGGCCGCGCCGGAGTCCACCCACTCCCAAGAAGCCGTGCGCACTTCGGATTCCGGCGCACGCGACATTCGCACCAGTAGATGCCGACCGGTCAGTCGCTCCGCGACTCCGCTGCCCCACTCCACCACGACGACCGCGTCGTCGAGTTCGGTGTCCAGGTCGAGGGCGTCGAGTTCGTCCAGACTGCCGCCGAGCCGGTAGGCGTCGACATGGACCAGCGGCACCGCCGGACCAGCGGCCCGCCGGCCCGCCCGATGCCGGCGAGCGATCACGAAGGTGGGCGAACTCACCCGGCCCTCGACCCCGAGGCCCGCGGCGATACCACGGGTCAACGCCGTCTTACCGGCGCCCAGCGGCCCGTCGAGCACGACCAGATCGCCGGCCCGCAACCCGAGGGCCAGCTCTCGGCCCAGCTCCTCGGTATCGGTGACGGTCGGCAGCCGGCGTTCGCCGCCCTCAGCCACCGGCGGCCTCCCGGCGATCGTCCGCGCCGACCACCCCGGCTCGCAGCAGCAGCCGATCGAGTGCGGCATTTGTCTCATCCGGGTACTGCAGCTGCGGCATATGCGCGGCGTCGGTCAGCCGGACCAGTTCGCAATCGCCCAATTCGCGCGCCAGCACCCGAGAATTTCGGAACGGAATGACCAGATCCCGGGTACCACCCAGAACCAGCGCCGGAATATCCCGCAGCACCGGCAATGCCGCGGCCTCGTCGTGCAATTCGATGGCCTTCAGGAATTTCACGACGGTTTCGACCGGGGTGCGATCGATCATCATGGTGGTGAACCGGGACAGCGTCGCACTCACCGGTCCGTGAAACGAACTCACGTGCAGGATCGGCGTGATGACATGGCGCGCGGTGACCCGCCCCGCCTGTACCAGCGCGGGCGCGGTGTGCACGGCCAGCCGGAAACCGTCGATCGCGGGATTGCGCAGCAACTGTCCGATCCCCGCGGAGGTGACTTCCGCGGCGGCCGTGGACAGCAGCGCCACCCCGCGTACCCGCTGGGTGAACAGACCGCCCGCGTGCGCGGCCGCGGCGAGGACCGCCATCCCGCCCAGCGAATGCCCGACCAGGATCAACGGTCCGCGCGGCGCCCGGGCGTCGATCACCGTGAGCAGATCCCGGCCCAGCTGCGACACCGTGCAGCTGTCGGTTTCCGGTGTGCCCGAACGACCGTGCCCACGCTGATCGAAGAGCACCAGCCGCAATCGGGAACCCCAGCGCTGCGCCAGATGGCGGCGCTGGAAATGAAACGACTCCATGCTGTTGCAGAAACCGTGCACGAAAACCACTGTCGCGTCGGCGTCGCCCGAGCCCCATTCGCGGGTGGCCAGGCACACCCCGTCGTCGGCGATCACTTCCCCGGCGCGGTCGAGGTCGACCAGTGCGAAATTCTCGTCCCGGTACTCGTCGCGGACGGGGGGCCACAGCACTTTCGCACCGGCCCGGCGCAGCGCGTGCACCCCGGCCATCGCTCCTACCACCCCGGCGGTGGCCAGCCCACCGCGTAACAGGGTTGTTCGTGGTCTCATCTCGTACCCCCTCGATACCGCCGGTGTACCCGGCCACGAGGCGCGCACACCACTTCGTAGTGGATCGTGCCGAGCAGATCGGCCCACTCCTGGGCGCGGGGCTCCCCGCGACTGCCGGATCCGAACAGGATCGCGGTATCGCCCTCGGCGACCCCGTCGGCGTTATCGCCCAGATCGACGACCAGCTGATCCATGCACACCCGGCCGCGGTTCGGCCGCCGCCGGCCACCCACCCACACATCGATACGTCCGCCGAGGGTGCGGAAGACACCGTCGGCGTAGCCCGCGGGGATCAGCGCGACGGTGGTGTCGGCCGGAGCGACCCACTCGTGTCCGTAGGACACGCCCTCGCCCGCGACGACATGTTTGACCAGGGCGACCTCGGCCTGGAAGGTCATGGCGGGCCGCAGCCCGAATTCCCCGATATCCGGCACCGGGGTCAGACCGTAGACCGCGATTCCCGGGCGGACCATGTCGAAAGCCAGATCCGGCCGGGTGAGTGTGGCCGCGGAATTCGCCAGATGTACCAGCTCCGGTTCCAGGCCGTGCTCCTTCGCGGCGGCGATAGCGTCGAGGAATCGGTCGCGTTGCACATCGATCAACGGATGATAGGGCTGGTCGGCGTGGGCGAGGTGGGAGAAAATGGCCCGGAACCGCACCACTTCCTCGTCGACGAGTTTGCGCAGTGTGGCCAACACCACGGGATAGATGTGCGGACCGACACCGTTGCGGTTCAACCCGGTGTCGACCTTGAGCGAGACGATGGCCGGGCGCCCCAGTTCGTGTGCGGCCACGGCGACCGCGTCCAGCTGTTCCGGGGAAGAGATCGCGATC
This genomic window contains:
- the tsaB gene encoding tRNA (adenosine(37)-N6)-threonylcarbamoyltransferase complex dimerization subunit type 1 TsaB produces the protein MLALAVDTATPAVTAGLVELEQAAVGANTSDAVRPRTLAARVVVDARAHAEALTPLILECLSEAGVSRADIAVVVTGIGPGPFTGLRVGMATAAAFGDALGIPVHGVCSLDAIAADCAPELGPDDELLVVTDARRREVYAARYRDHGLRRVTGPEVSKPGDLSAAGASTIAGSAAHTALFALPALSVQTPTPAGLVRVAAPALLSGVSPEPLVPLYLRRPDAVERSYRTLDRMGA
- the tsaE gene encoding tRNA (adenosine(37)-N6)-threonylcarbamoyltransferase complex ATPase subunit type 1 TsaE; this translates as MAEGGERRLPTVTDTEELGRELALGLRAGDLVVLDGPLGAGKTALTRGIAAGLGVEGRVSSPTFVIARRHRAGRRAAGPAVPLVHVDAYRLGGSLDELDALDLDTELDDAVVVVEWGSGVAERLTGRHLLVRMSRAPESEVRTASWEWVDSGAAR
- a CDS encoding alpha/beta fold hydrolase, giving the protein MRPRTTLLRGGLATAGVVGAMAGVHALRRAGAKVLWPPVRDEYRDENFALVDLDRAGEVIADDGVCLATREWGSGDADATVVFVHGFCNSMESFHFQRRHLAQRWGSRLRLVLFDQRGHGRSGTPETDSCTVSQLGRDLLTVIDARAPRGPLILVGHSLGGMAVLAAAAHAGGLFTQRVRGVALLSTAAAEVTSAGIGQLLRNPAIDGFRLAVHTAPALVQAGRVTARHVITPILHVSSFHGPVSATLSRFTTMMIDRTPVETVVKFLKAIELHDEAAALPVLRDIPALVLGGTRDLVIPFRNSRVLARELGDCELVRLTDAAHMPQLQYPDETNAALDRLLLRAGVVGADDRREAAGG
- the alr gene encoding alanine racemase, yielding MAVSADVNGQVETVVDLDAIAHNVGVLRAHAGDAAVMVVVKADGYNHGAVEVARAALAAGAAELGVTTIAEAVALREAGITAPILSWLNAYDADYAAAIAADIEIAISSPEQLDAVAVAAHELGRPAIVSLKVDTGLNRNGVGPHIYPVVLATLRKLVDEEVVRFRAIFSHLAHADQPYHPLIDVQRDRFLDAIAAAKEHGLEPELVHLANSAATLTRPDLAFDMVRPGIAVYGLTPVPDIGEFGLRPAMTFQAEVALVKHVVAGEGVSYGHEWVAPADTTVALIPAGYADGVFRTLGGRIDVWVGGRRRPNRGRVCMDQLVVDLGDNADGVAEGDTAILFGSGSRGEPRAQEWADLLGTIHYEVVCAPRGRVHRRYRGGTR